From the genome of Pirellulales bacterium:
GAGGCAAGCAGCAATAGCGCGCCGATCAATTCCTCGGGGCGGCCGAAGCGGCCCATCGGGGTTTGGCTCATGATCTGCGTCGTACGCTGCGGATCGAGAATCTTGCGGTTCTGCTCGGCAGGAAAGAAGCCGGGGCAAAGCGCGTTGCAGCGGATGCCGTGACGGGCCAATTCGCGGGCGACATTTTGCGTCAGGTTCACCACGGCTGCCTTCGATGCCGAATAGGCAAACACGCGCGACAACGGCAAATGAGCCGTCACGCTGCCGATATTCACAATCGAACCATGCCGGCCCGCGGCGACCCAATGCTTCGCAAACGTTTGGCAAGCCAAGTGGGTGCTGGTGAGATTCGTTTCGATCACGCGGCGCCAATCTTCGTCGGTCGCTTCGAGATATGGGGTGGCGGCATTCACGCCCGCACAATTCACGAGCACGTCGGCCTGCCCGCGCCGCTCGAGCACGGCGGCCAAGAGCGCTTCGATCGATGGCCGATCGGCGGCATCGACGGGCAAAAACGCGGCTTCACCCCCCAGTTCATGAATCGCCTCAGCACGGGCGTGGCCTCGCTCTTCGGACCGCCCAGCCACGACGACAAACGTCCCGGCCTGGGCGAGCCCTTCGCAAAGCGCTCCGCCCAAAACGCCCGTCCCGCCGATCACGACCGCCACTTGGCCCTGGAGATCGAACAGCTTGTCGAGGTAGGAAGGCATGGGGAAAGCGGCGAGGGACGAGGGACGAGGGGCGAGGGGCGAGGGGGATCGGAAGGGCTATCGCGGTTTCAAATTTGGTTGGGTTTCAGGCTCCTTTGCGATTTACGCGCCAGAGTGACGACGGTCTATCGAATGTCTTCGTTACTCGCCCCTCGCCCCTCGCCCCTCCTTAGTTTCAACCAATCCGTGTGGAACGTGCCGGAACGGTCGGTGCGCTGATACGTGTGGGCGCCGAAATAGTCACGCTGGGCTTGCAGCAGGTTTGCGGGGAGTCGGTTGCGACGGATTCCATCAAAATAAGACAATGCCGAGTTGAATGCCGGCACAGGAATCCCCAGCTCGACCGCTGCCGCTACCACCCGCCGCCAGGCAGGCTGCGCTTCGTGAACGGCCGAGGTGAAATAGGGGGCCAAAAGCAGATTTTCCAGTTTCGGATCGGCGTCGAACGCGTCTTTGATGCGATCCAAAAATCGTGCCCGAATGATGCACCCGCCGCGCCAGAGCAGGGCGATATGCCCGTAGTTCAGGTGCCATTTGTGTTCGGCCGCGGCAGCGGCAAGTTGAACGAAGCCTTGCGCGTAGCTGCAAATCTTCGAGGCATACAGGGCATGCCGAATGGCTTCGACGAACTCATGTCGTTCGCCAAGATTCGGAGCGGCTTTCGGATCCGGACCCTTCAACACCCGGTTGGCCCTCAGCCGGGCCGCTTTCAGCGCCGACAGGCAGCGGGCGAAAACCGCTTCGGTCACCAATGTGCTCGGCACCCCGAGATCGAGCGCCAATTGGCTCATCCACTTGCCGGTGCCCTTTGCGCCGGCCGTGTCGAGAATCATGTCGACCAAGTCGGCGCCGGTCTCGGGGTCTTTGACGCTGAAGATGTCCCGCGTGATTTCGATCAGGTAGCTATCGAGTTCGCCGCGATTCCACTCGGCGAACACGTCGTAAATTTCGGCGTTCGCCAGCCCCGCCGCTTCCTTGAGCAGGAAATAGGCTTCGCAGATCAACTGCATGTCGCCATATTCGATGCCGTTGTGGACCATTTTGACGTAGTGGCCCGATCCGCCGGGGCCGATCCATTCGCAGCAGGGAATGTCTTGCTTCGGACCGACCTTTGCGGCGATCGCCTGCAACACCGGCTTGATCAGCGGCCAGGCCTTTTCGCTGCCGCCGGGCATGAGGCTTGGCCCGAGCAGGGCGCCTTCCTCCCCGCCCGACACGCCGCTGCCGACATACAGCAATCCCTTCGCTTCGACTGTTTGCGTGCGCCGCTCGGTATCGAGGTAGAATGTGTTGCCGCCGTCGATGATCACGTCGCCGGGCGACATCAGCGGTATCAATTCGTCGATCACCGCATCGACCGCCGGGCCGGCCTTGATCATGAGCATCACTTTTCGCGGCGTCGAAAGGTTTGCCGCCAGCTCATTGAGCGAATGACAGCCGACGAAATTCTTGCCCGCCGCACGGCCATGAAGGAACGTGTCGGTCACACTCGTCGTGCGATTGAACACGGCCACGCGAAATCCCCGGCTCTCGATATTGAGGGCCAGATTTTCGCCCATCACGGCCAGACCGATCACTCCGAAATCGCAGGATTCAGGCATCGTGGCGATCGCTTTCTTTCGGCGTTCAAGACTCGACATTCAGCTTCAGGTCTAAGACTCGACGATGGGCCAGGGGGGCCGGTCGGGCAGATAGCGGTGGAAATCGTCGAGCAGTTGTTGTTGATATTCGCCGGCGAAAGTGCCGGCCAGGAAACGGTCGATCCCCTGTTCGAAAAAACGCCGCCAACTGGCCTCTTCCCCCCCGGGATTGATGGGGAAAAAAAGGGCCCGATTGGCCTCGGCCGCGGCATGGTCGCCCGGCGCATCGCCGATCATCAGGGATTGGCCCGGTGGATAGTTGCGGGCGATGCCGAGCATTTCCTTCTTGGTCCCCTTTTCCTGGCCGCCGATCGCGCGGAGGAATTTGTCCAGGCGGTGCTCCTCCCATTCGCGTACCAAAGCCTCGTGCGGCGTCGCGGAAACGACGACCATGTCGGCCCGATCGGCCAACTTTTCCAGGCTCTCGCGCAAGTATGGAAACGGCGGCACGCCGTGCACCATCTTCGCGACCGAATCGTTGACGGCTTGCGACCACTCGAGCGCCTGTTTCAAATCCGGATCGCCGGTGGCGGTTGCGGCGGCCGCCAACGCCGGGTTCGCGAGCTTCGTTTCCCGTTCCATCCATCGCACCAAGCCGTCGGGAATTTTGACTTCGACGCCGCGCGCCCGCACCTCGGGCCGCTTGCGAAGCCAGTGAAAGGTCTCGATCAGCGCCGGAAACCGATTGATCCCGCGGCTCTTGGAATAGAGATTGACGAATTCGGCCGCCTCGCGGGCGTAGCGGCTGATGCCTTGCAGATTGTAAGCGAAAATCGTGTTGGGGATGAAGCATTCCTTGTGCTTCACTTCCATCGTGTCGAACGCGCATCCGTCGGAATCGATGCCGACGAGAAATTCATGCTGCTTGGGAAATTCGAGCATAGGGCCGGGCCACGAACAAAACTGCGGAACTGCCATCGAAACGGACGTTCGGCGAATATACCGGCCATGCGCCAAGATTGTAAAGGATGCGGCATGCTGCCTTGGACCGAACTGGCTTACGGGGCGATCGGCCAAAGCCGCGGACTCACCTCCCTATCAAGTTCTCATCGCGAAGCCAAACTGCTTGCGTCTTTCGCAAGGTCCGACTACATTCAGAGCATAATGTGAGCCGGAAGGCCATTAGCTGTCCGGCTCAGTTCGTTTGCAGGGGGTCTGGAACCCCCCTTGTTCGAGCCCTGGGGAGAGCTCGAACCTTGCAGTGGGATGCTCGGCGATTGCCGGGCTCTTCAAAGTTAGTCGACGGCTGCGCGATGCGCCGGATATTGCCTTTCGCAGGGCGGCCGGTGGAACGCGCGCGCGGATCTTTCGTTCTGAGGATGCCGATGCACACTCGATTTTTCATCCGTCTGATATCCATTATCCGTTCCTCGGCTTCGTTTCGCCGATTGCGACTTCTGCTGCTAAGCGCCCCGCTGGCATTGGCAGCATTCGCCGCGCAAGCGCAGACATATTACTGGGATCCGTCGGGCGGCAATCCGACCGGCTCCGATGGTGGCGGCAGTTGGGATTTCGGGCCCGATATGCCCTGGTACTATTCCGGCGCGGACGTTGCCTGGCCATCGAGCGGAACCGACTCGGTTACCGCTGATATCGGCGTCGGCACGAACACGTCGCTCGACACCATCACACTGGGCGCGGCGATTAGCGTCGGCTCGATCAATTTCGACGCCGGCTCGGGCGGCTACCTGCTTTCCGGCACTAATACGCTGACGCTCAACAGCGGCATCGGCATGTCCAGCGGCGGCGCGGTGACGATCAGCGCCCCAATTAGCCTCGGCGCCGCGAACACCTGGAACAACAGCTCAAGCAGTTTTTTCACCGCTAGCGGCACATTGTCTCTCGGCGCCAACAACCTCTCGCTCACAGGCAGTGGCACGACGATGATCGGCGGCATGGTGAGTGGAACCGGCGGCATCAGCGTCTCCGGCGGCGGCACCTTGAACCTCACGAGCCTGGCCAACAACAACACGTTTAGCGGCGGAACGACGATCACCAACGGAACCGTCCGCACCGGCGCCCTCGGGCTCGGAACTGGCGGTTTAGCCCTGCAATCGTCGGGTAACCTGATTGTTAACGGCGGGAACACGGGTCTGCTCGGGTTGTATTATGCGAACCAGTTCACCAACACAAACGCCCCGCTGCCGAACTACGCAAACCTCTCGCTACTGGCCGCGAGCATTGCGACGGTTACGCCCATGACCACCGCGCTGACGCCCACGCTAAATTTTGATCTCGCCGGCGAAGGCTTAGGCTTCGCGTCGCCATTTAATCAGAAAGCGCAAGTCGATTGGGAATCGTACTACACGGGCATGATCAACATCCCCACCACGGGCACCTATACATTTTCGACCGACAGCGACGACGGCAGCATGCTCTTCATCGACGGCACGACCGTCGTAAGCAACAACAATTTTCAAGGTGAAACAACCCAAAAGGGATCCATTACGCTTACGGCCGGCGAGCACAATATCGTTATCGGCTACTACGAAGGCGGCGGCGGCTACGGCCTGCAAGTGAAGATGATCGCCGGCACCGGCACTCCCACCGCCGATCTCGACACCACCAACGACCAAATCTCGCCCGACTTGATGGTCGCCAACCTGTCGGGCTCCGGCAGCGTGCAGTTGACCGACGGCG
Proteins encoded in this window:
- the gnd gene encoding decarboxylating NADP(+)-dependent phosphogluconate dehydrogenase, which produces MPESCDFGVIGLAVMGENLALNIESRGFRVAVFNRTTSVTDTFLHGRAAGKNFVGCHSLNELAANLSTPRKVMLMIKAGPAVDAVIDELIPLMSPGDVIIDGGNTFYLDTERRTQTVEAKGLLYVGSGVSGGEEGALLGPSLMPGGSEKAWPLIKPVLQAIAAKVGPKQDIPCCEWIGPGGSGHYVKMVHNGIEYGDMQLICEAYFLLKEAAGLANAEIYDVFAEWNRGELDSYLIEITRDIFSVKDPETGADLVDMILDTAGAKGTGKWMSQLALDLGVPSTLVTEAVFARCLSALKAARLRANRVLKGPDPKAAPNLGERHEFVEAIRHALYASKICSYAQGFVQLAAAAAEHKWHLNYGHIALLWRGGCIIRARFLDRIKDAFDADPKLENLLLAPYFTSAVHEAQPAWRRVVAAAVELGIPVPAFNSALSYFDGIRRNRLPANLLQAQRDYFGAHTYQRTDRSGTFHTDWLKLRRGEGRGASNEDIR
- a CDS encoding HAD family hydrolase, with the translated sequence MLEFPKQHEFLVGIDSDGCAFDTMEVKHKECFIPNTIFAYNLQGISRYAREAAEFVNLYSKSRGINRFPALIETFHWLRKRPEVRARGVEVKIPDGLVRWMERETKLANPALAAAATATGDPDLKQALEWSQAVNDSVAKMVHGVPPFPYLRESLEKLADRADMVVVSATPHEALVREWEEHRLDKFLRAIGGQEKGTKKEMLGIARNYPPGQSLMIGDAPGDHAAAEANRALFFPINPGGEEASWRRFFEQGIDRFLAGTFAGEYQQQLLDDFHRYLPDRPPWPIVES
- a CDS encoding SDR family oxidoreductase, which gives rise to MPSYLDKLFDLQGQVAVVIGGTGVLGGALCEGLAQAGTFVVVAGRSEERGHARAEAIHELGGEAAFLPVDAADRPSIEALLAAVLERRGQADVLVNCAGVNAATPYLEATDEDWRRVIETNLTSTHLACQTFAKHWVAAGRHGSIVNIGSVTAHLPLSRVFAYSASKAAVVNLTQNVARELARHGIRCNALCPGFFPAEQNRKILDPQRTTQIMSQTPMGRFGRPEELIGALLLLASRSAGSFITGATYYVDGGFTAMRL